The nucleotide sequence AAAATGATCTCCTGATCGGCTTTGTCTCTTAAATGAAGCCGGAGAGTAAGCTCATAAGCAACCTGCTCTCTGAGCTTTAGAAAAGACTCCAGCTGCACAAAAAGCTTATAAAGAGGCTTTTCAAGCCACTGGATATTTTCAATCTCATAAAGCAGCTCCAGATAACGTTTGAAGGTCTCCGGCGGGTAGTAGAAATCAACCGGATGCTTAAAGCGCCCGGTAAGTCGCCCGGTGTAATTGACCAGTTCGATATCGAAGCGTTTTGCTACTTCAGAGATATCGATAGTGAGCAGATCTTTTAAATGGCGGATACCAACCCGGTTGAGTTTTTCAATCTGTTTACCCGGCAGCTCTGTAGCCTGAACAGGGTAGGTAAGCAGCTTTTGCTCCAGCCAGTTGCGGCTGTCTGAAATGCAGTGCTCGCCGGCTTTTGCCAGCAAGCGCGCCGCCAGAGGAGAAAAAGCGGTTGAATAGTGGTAGTTAAGATTTAGCTCGTCCAGCTGTTTTTTTAAGCTGCGCCAGTAACTTTCCAGCCCGTCGTACAGAGTGAGCATATTGCTGACTTTCAGTAGCAAGCCATCCGGCGGGAAAAGAGAGATATCAGAAGTAACCAGATACAGCCAGTGTGCGATCTCTTTTAGTTTGCTCTCTTCTACACCGGCTTTATATGGATGAACCTGAAGGTTGTTACAGAGGGAAGCGGCGCTGCCAAGTCCCATTCCTGTTTTGATACCGGCTTTCTCAGCAATGTCATTTACCTGAATTATGGTGTGTTTATCCATAATACACAGGGGAACCTCCCGGATATCTGAAAACAGGGTATCCAGTTGCAGCCTTGGAAAATGAAGATAGAGCCAGAGGATCATGCCATGTCCCTTTTTTGCTCCGGAAAAGAGGTTGTCCGGGGACGGTAGGCAGCTTTTGTCAACTGAGGCCATAGGGCAGACATATCAAGGGTAAAGGTTGAGCTTAGCCAGCCCCCTTTCCTTTTGTTTGCTGAGATCTCAAGCCCTTGTGCGGAAGGTTTTAGCTGCAGGCTCAGGGAGATAGGCAGGCTTATCTGCTCTTCCGGTTCTGTTCTGAAAAAGAAATGCAGACATTGGCCTGTCTCACTGGCGACCTGCAGCCTGCGGGCCTGATGTACTTCCAGCGAAGGGTGCCATAAGGTGACGCTTCCGCATGTGCCGCTTTTCAGGCTCTGTTCTGCTGCCCATAAGGCCTTTTGGTGGTTTTCTGGGTAAATCAGCAAGACTCTGCTTAGATCCAGTCCCTGATGAGCCAGGTATTCCGCGCACAGATAAGCCGGCGGGTTGATAAATACGGTCAGTTTATCTTTCCCGTTCTCTTTTATATAAGGCGTCAGAAGGCGAAGCTCTCCGATACCAAGATCAGAAGTAATCTCTACCACACCATGTTTTGGAAAGCCGCCATTAAGCTCTTGGTCCATCTGCCGGAATCCGGTCGTTTGGGTTTCAATAGCGGTTTTCTGCTCAGAGCCACGCCAGATAAGGCGCTTGTCCTGCAAAAGTTGAGTAACTGTATTCATAAAAATATACCTGTATATATGTACAGTATATTTGATTGAGGAGGAGGATCAAGAAGGATCTGCAGAAAAGCTGATAGCTTATTTCTTTGGCTGTGCATCAATACACTGCCCATTGACCTCTTTACCTTCCGGAGCCATCAGGTAGAGGTAAAGCGGCATAATATCTAAAGGGGTTTTTAACAGGTTGCGGTCTTCTGCCGGGTAAGCGTTGGCGCGCATTTTGGTACGGGTTGCGCCGGGGTTGATGGCATTTACCCTGATTTTTGTATCACTTAGTTCATCGGCCAGAACCTGCATCATCCCTTCGGTTGCAAATTTGGATATGGCATAGCTTCCCCAGAAAGCACGGCCCGAGTGACCAACCGTGGAGGAGGTGAAAACAATACGTGCGTCTTCTGATTTATGCAGTACAGGCAGCAGAGCCTGAGTCATCAGGAACTGGGCCTTAACATTTACCTGCATCACATCATCAAAATCCTCTTCTTCAATCTGATCAAAAGGACAGACAACACCAAGC is from Vibrio sp. JC009 and encodes:
- a CDS encoding DNA polymerase Y family protein, producing the protein MLWLYLHFPRLQLDTLFSDIREVPLCIMDKHTIIQVNDIAEKAGIKTGMGLGSAASLCNNLQVHPYKAGVEESKLKEIAHWLYLVTSDISLFPPDGLLLKVSNMLTLYDGLESYWRSLKKQLDELNLNYHYSTAFSPLAARLLAKAGEHCISDSRNWLEQKLLTYPVQATELPGKQIEKLNRVGIRHLKDLLTIDISEVAKRFDIELVNYTGRLTGRFKHPVDFYYPPETFKRYLELLYEIENIQWLEKPLYKLFVQLESFLKLREQVAYELTLRLHLRDKADQEIIFHSANGDYQADKWNKLSQLALESVKLEAPVIGMTLLASQVDQLQPDGKDFFDGQTGNRSALELISLLQAKLGKEAVKGIALTDDPRPEKATQLCEPMYESQNSQDRRPLRPSLLLPKPEPLQEKVTIMQGPERLSTGWWDGGGIIRDYFIAVSPGGRWVWVFRDKEGGWFLHGFFS
- the imuA gene encoding translesion DNA synthesis-associated protein ImuA, translated to MNTVTQLLQDKRLIWRGSEQKTAIETQTTGFRQMDQELNGGFPKHGVVEITSDLGIGELRLLTPYIKENGKDKLTVFINPPAYLCAEYLAHQGLDLSRVLLIYPENHQKALWAAEQSLKSGTCGSVTLWHPSLEVHQARRLQVASETGQCLHFFFRTEPEEQISLPISLSLQLKPSAQGLEISANKRKGGWLSSTFTLDMSALWPQLTKAAYRPRTTSFPEQKRDMA
- a CDS encoding YciK family oxidoreductase gives rise to the protein MDYSVSKSALKNKVILVTGAGDGIGKQAALSFAEYGATVILLGRTVEKLERTYDEIEARGYAQPAIIPLDMMGATQEHYLGMADTIEQQFGKLDGVLHNAGLLGVVCPFDQIEEEDFDDVMQVNVKAQFLMTQALLPVLHKSEDARIVFTSSTVGHSGRAFWGSYAISKFATEGMMQVLADELSDTKIRVNAINPGATRTKMRANAYPAEDRNLLKTPLDIMPLYLYLMAPEGKEVNGQCIDAQPKK